One part of the Orenia metallireducens genome encodes these proteins:
- the glgP gene encoding alpha-glucan family phosphorylase, whose product MQFYGSLSVKPELPAQIEGLKRISKNLWWSWNPEVEDLFKKIDFKLWEEVNRNPIKFISKVSYKTLQQVAEDDNFLTEYNKVIESFDNYLNRQDTWFNRNFDQLAEGRVIAYFSAEFGFHESLPIYSGGLGVLAGDHCKSASDLGLPFVGVGILYRNGYFQQRINNEGWQKAVYPELDFDLLAVNPVKDESDEDLILSVKLEQRDVYFKVWEVKVGRITVYLLDTDLESNNEGDRKLTSRLYGGGSETRISQEILLGVGGTRALYKMGYKPAVWHMNEGHSVYLGLERIRNLIKDNDMDFYQAMEKVASNTIFTTHTPVPAGNEVFSFALKDKYFSNYWQEVGLSREEFMKLGMIHDYDEGFGLTVLALRLSRFHNGVSTLHGDVSSKMWKDLWPSVPVDENPITYITNGIHTLTWLAPELKELFDNYLPTNWRDRIEDKQVWAKVKEIPNQEFWQVHRALKSKMIDFVRQKDLARKKRYSGLAELDESLLDKDTLTIGFARRFATYKRATLILKDLRRLKEICNNHGKEVQFVFAGKAHPADIPGQELIKELHNISESEEFKGKFIILENYDMNLARYLVQGVDVWLNNPRRPLEASGTSGQKVAVNGGLNFSILDGWWCEGYNGKNGWAIGYKSEYSNREEQDLIDSKSLYDTLEKEIVPLYYNVDDNGIAHGWIEYMKETIVSNAPKYNTDRMVQEYTNRLYMPALKRGMKFEENKVAIDLAKWKYTLKSNWDKIEISSINQGAQGKFNITDEFEFTAQVKLGDLIPKDVRVEVYLVDKHNQSSVKVIPMELKPIGEENNYTYSAKVKFEETGDYNYTFRVIPNPDKLATKHELGLIKWI is encoded by the coding sequence ATGCAATTCTATGGTAGTTTATCAGTTAAACCAGAATTACCAGCACAGATTGAAGGTTTAAAACGTATCTCTAAAAATTTATGGTGGTCTTGGAATCCAGAGGTAGAAGATTTATTTAAGAAAATTGATTTTAAATTATGGGAAGAGGTTAATAGAAATCCTATTAAGTTTATCTCTAAAGTAAGTTATAAAACTCTACAGCAGGTTGCTGAGGATGATAATTTCTTAACAGAGTATAATAAAGTCATAGAATCCTTTGATAATTATTTAAATCGTCAAGATACTTGGTTTAACAGAAACTTTGATCAATTAGCAGAAGGAAGAGTAATTGCTTATTTTTCTGCTGAATTTGGTTTTCATGAATCCCTACCAATTTATTCGGGTGGTTTAGGGGTTCTTGCTGGAGATCATTGCAAATCTGCCAGTGATTTAGGATTACCTTTTGTTGGAGTTGGAATACTTTATCGTAATGGATACTTTCAACAAAGAATCAATAATGAAGGATGGCAGAAGGCGGTTTATCCAGAGTTAGATTTTGATTTACTAGCAGTAAATCCAGTTAAAGATGAGTCTGATGAGGATTTAATCCTTTCTGTTAAATTGGAGCAGAGAGATGTATACTTTAAAGTCTGGGAAGTAAAGGTTGGAAGAATTACTGTTTACTTATTAGATACTGACTTAGAATCTAATAATGAAGGTGATAGAAAGCTGACTTCAAGGTTATATGGTGGAGGTTCTGAAACTAGAATCTCCCAAGAGATTCTTTTAGGTGTCGGGGGGACTAGAGCTTTATATAAGATGGGGTATAAGCCAGCAGTTTGGCATATGAATGAAGGTCACTCTGTTTATTTAGGTTTAGAAAGAATTAGAAATCTGATTAAAGATAATGATATGGACTTCTATCAAGCTATGGAGAAGGTTGCTTCTAATACTATCTTTACTACCCATACCCCTGTTCCTGCAGGTAATGAGGTCTTCTCTTTTGCGTTAAAGGATAAGTATTTCTCTAACTACTGGCAGGAAGTGGGGTTGAGTAGAGAAGAGTTCATGAAATTAGGAATGATTCATGATTATGATGAAGGATTTGGATTGACTGTATTAGCTTTACGATTATCTCGTTTTCATAATGGAGTTAGTACCTTACATGGTGATGTATCTAGTAAGATGTGGAAGGATTTATGGCCCTCTGTGCCTGTCGATGAGAATCCAATTACTTATATTACCAATGGAATTCATACTTTGACTTGGTTAGCTCCAGAGTTGAAGGAGCTATTTGATAATTATCTTCCAACAAATTGGCGGGATAGGATTGAAGATAAGCAAGTATGGGCAAAGGTTAAGGAGATTCCTAATCAGGAGTTTTGGCAGGTTCATAGAGCCTTAAAGTCTAAGATGATAGACTTTGTTCGCCAGAAGGATTTAGCTAGAAAAAAGAGATATAGTGGTTTAGCTGAACTGGATGAAAGTCTATTAGATAAAGATACCTTAACTATTGGGTTTGCTCGCAGATTTGCAACTTATAAGCGGGCAACTTTAATCTTAAAAGATTTAAGAAGACTAAAAGAGATCTGTAATAACCATGGAAAAGAGGTCCAATTTGTATTTGCAGGCAAGGCCCATCCAGCTGATATTCCTGGTCAAGAGTTGATTAAAGAGTTACACAATATCTCTGAAAGTGAAGAATTTAAAGGAAAGTTTATTATTTTAGAAAACTATGATATGAACTTAGCCAGATACTTAGTCCAAGGCGTAGATGTTTGGTTAAACAATCCAAGAAGACCATTAGAGGCTAGTGGAACCAGTGGACAGAAGGTAGCTGTTAATGGTGGATTGAACTTTAGCATTTTAGATGGATGGTGGTGTGAAGGTTATAATGGTAAAAATGGTTGGGCTATTGGTTATAAGTCTGAGTATAGTAATCGTGAAGAGCAGGATTTAATCGATAGTAAGTCCTTATATGATACTTTAGAAAAAGAGATTGTACCATTATATTATAATGTTGATGATAATGGAATTGCCCATGGGTGGATTGAGTATATGAAAGAGACTATAGTTAGCAATGCTCCTAAATATAATACTGACCGCATGGTACAAGAATATACTAATAGATTATATATGCCAGCTCTTAAACGAGGCATGAAATTTGAGGAAAATAAAGTAGCTATAGATTTAGCTAAATGGAAGTATACTCTAAAAAGCAATTGGGATAAGATAGAGATTAGTTCTATCAATCAAGGTGCCCAAGGTAAATTTAATATCACTGATGAATTTGAATTTACTGCACAAGTTAAATTAGGTGATTTGATACCTAAAGATGTAAGAGTAGAGGTCTATCTAGTTGATAAGCACAATCAAAGTTCTGTTAAGGTTATACCTATGGAGTTAAAACCTATAGGAGAAGAGAATAATTATACCTATAGTGCTAAGGTTAAATTTGAGGAGACTGGTGATTATAATTATACCTTTAGGGTCATCCCAAATCCAGATAAATTAGCTACTAAGCATGAGTTAGGTTTAATTAAATGGATTTAA
- a CDS encoding glycoside hydrolase family 57 protein, with the protein MVVEKGYLALVLHAHLPFVRHPEHEDFMEENWLYEAITETYIPLINHFEELHRDGVEYRLTMSLTPPLISMLADPLLQDRYVRHIDKSIELAHKEVERTKDNPDFNKTARFYLERFEKARETFVHRYNKNLVNAFKRFQDLGYLEIITCGATHGYLPLMQQYPEAVRAQIEVAVETHKKHLGREPRGIWLPECAYYPGVDKILREFRIRFFIVDTHGILHATPRPKYGVFSPIYTRSGVAAFARDQESSRQVWSSKTGYPGDYNYREFYRDIGFELPLDYIGPYIHPDGIRMDTGIKYHKITGSECGLDAKQPYDPYVARDKAAEHAGNFLFNRAKQIEYLDGLIDRKPIVLSPYDAELFGHWWYEGPDFINFLIRKAYYDQDVVKMISPIDYLEEYPSNQVCQPPMCSWGAKGYNDVWLDDSNDWIYRHLHHAAEKMIELATEIYHPDDLTRRALNQAARELLLAQSSDWAFIMMTGTTVEYAVNRTKAHISRFLDLYNQIKSGNINESFLGEIEWKDNIFPDIDYKIYSKRHQPKIEGKGEDIAIPS; encoded by the coding sequence ATGGTAGTAGAAAAAGGATATTTAGCATTAGTATTACATGCACATTTACCATTTGTGCGACATCCAGAGCATGAGGATTTTATGGAAGAAAACTGGCTTTATGAGGCTATTACAGAGACATATATACCATTGATTAATCATTTTGAGGAATTACATCGTGATGGAGTAGAGTATAGACTTACTATGTCTTTAACTCCACCGTTAATTTCTATGTTAGCAGATCCATTATTGCAAGATCGTTATGTTAGACATATTGATAAATCGATTGAACTGGCTCACAAAGAGGTAGAGCGTACTAAAGATAATCCTGACTTTAATAAAACAGCTAGATTTTATTTAGAGAGATTTGAGAAGGCTAGAGAGACCTTTGTACATAGATATAATAAAAATTTAGTTAATGCTTTTAAGAGATTTCAGGATCTAGGTTATTTGGAGATTATCACCTGTGGTGCTACTCATGGATACTTACCATTGATGCAACAGTATCCTGAAGCAGTAAGAGCGCAGATTGAAGTAGCAGTAGAGACTCATAAAAAGCATTTAGGAAGAGAACCAAGAGGAATTTGGTTGCCAGAATGTGCTTATTATCCAGGTGTAGATAAGATCTTAAGAGAATTTAGGATTAGATTTTTTATTGTAGATACTCATGGGATACTACATGCTACACCTCGTCCTAAATATGGTGTCTTTTCTCCTATCTATACTCGTTCAGGAGTTGCTGCTTTTGCTCGAGATCAAGAATCCTCTCGTCAAGTTTGGAGTTCTAAGACAGGTTATCCAGGAGACTACAATTATAGAGAATTTTATCGTGATATTGGATTTGAATTACCTTTAGATTATATTGGACCATATATTCATCCTGATGGAATTAGAATGGATACAGGAATCAAATACCATAAGATTACTGGATCAGAGTGTGGGTTAGATGCTAAGCAGCCATATGATCCATATGTAGCAAGGGATAAAGCTGCTGAACATGCAGGTAACTTTTTATTTAATAGAGCTAAGCAAATTGAATATTTGGATGGATTAATTGATAGAAAACCTATTGTGTTATCACCATACGATGCAGAATTATTTGGACATTGGTGGTATGAAGGACCAGATTTTATTAATTTCTTAATTAGAAAGGCTTATTATGACCAGGATGTAGTTAAGATGATATCTCCAATCGATTATTTAGAAGAATATCCAAGTAATCAAGTCTGTCAACCACCAATGTGTAGTTGGGGTGCCAAAGGATATAATGATGTCTGGTTAGATGATAGTAATGATTGGATTTATCGCCATCTGCATCATGCAGCAGAGAAGATGATTGAGTTGGCAACAGAGATTTATCATCCTGATGATTTAACAAGAAGAGCATTAAATCAAGCTGCTAGAGAGTTGTTACTGGCTCAAAGTAGTGACTGGGCATTTATTATGATGACTGGAACTACTGTTGAATATGCTGTTAATAGAACAAAAGCCCATATTAGTAGATTCTTAGACTTATATAATCAAATAAAATCGGGTAATATAAATGAAAGTTTCTTAGGTGAGATAGAATGGAAAGACAATATATTCCCAGATATAGATTATAAAATCTATAGTAAAAGACATCAGCCTAAAATAGAAGGTAAAGGTGAAGATATAGCAATACCTAGTTAG
- a CDS encoding DUF4912 domain-containing protein, protein MSEIQEVNLNQLEDKEVLSSPQTSELAQKKMANNEPNQDNINQYQIPSSYGEDRLMLQVKNPKTAHLYWEYRLEKIYKICRQAGYKGLEDAPLILRVYNLSLGSDYNVYYDINITADNNRWYLNDLAPANTYEVKLGVLDKFGNIHPVLESNRVSMPNNKISDILDEEWMTVKETMDIIYLLSGALARGQEGLSSPELIKKGIRKISEDLEINLYSLEERVSSLALLKLEQLEGSAELLKKSVEILEVLER, encoded by the coding sequence ATGTCTGAAATTCAAGAGGTTAACTTAAATCAATTAGAAGATAAGGAGGTATTAAGTAGCCCACAAACAAGTGAGCTTGCTCAGAAGAAGATGGCTAATAATGAGCCAAATCAAGATAATATCAACCAATATCAAATTCCCAGTAGTTATGGAGAAGATAGGTTGATGTTACAAGTCAAAAATCCAAAGACTGCTCATTTATATTGGGAGTATAGATTAGAGAAGATTTATAAAATTTGTCGTCAAGCTGGATACAAAGGATTAGAAGATGCACCTTTAATTCTAAGGGTCTATAATCTTAGTTTAGGTAGTGATTATAATGTTTATTATGATATTAATATTACTGCTGATAATAACAGATGGTACTTAAATGATTTAGCACCAGCAAATACCTACGAGGTGAAGTTAGGTGTATTAGATAAATTTGGGAATATACATCCAGTTCTTGAATCCAATCGAGTCAGTATGCCTAATAATAAAATCAGTGATATATTAGATGAAGAATGGATGACAGTTAAGGAGACTATGGATATAATTTATCTCTTATCTGGTGCTTTAGCAAGAGGCCAGGAAGGGCTTAGCTCTCCAGAATTAATAAAAAAAGGGATAAGAAAGATTAGTGAAGATTTAGAGATTAATTTATATAGTTTAGAAGAGAGAGTAAGTTCTCTAGCGTTACTTAAGCTGGAGCAATTAGAAGGTTCAGCAGAATTACTTAAAAAATCTGTTGAAATATTAGAGGTATTAGAAAGGTAG
- the glgA gene encoding glycogen synthase GlgA translates to MKNKLKILFVSSEVAPFAKTGGLADVAGSLPQAIKEEGHDIRVVMPQYRQIPWDYLQNLEHQLHFRTRVGWRDNYVGVNSLEREGVINYFIDNKNYFDRDSLYDNKDKHIQFAYFCRAVLEMLPKINFQPDIIHCNDWQTGPLSIMLKENYQTYDFYKDIKTVYTIHNLRYQGVFGKEVLDDVLALHSKYWDWGVVCHDDCINYMKMGIEMSDMITTVSKTYASEIKTPYFGEGLDYVLRMNADDLYGIVNGISYQENDPTSDNRIYANYSADNLSGKYENKRRLQEDMGLPIREDVPVISLISRLVEQKGLDLISAIVDELLQEDIQLIILGTGEYFYEEMFKDIGRRYPNKVAANIRYDSNLAQKIYAGSDIFLMPSKYEPCGLGQLFSLRYGTIPLVRETGGLNDTIKSYNEVTGEGNGFTFKNYNAHDMLYTIRRAINLYHQPELWDKLVRRAMSFDFSWNKSANEYIELYCRLLGINQEELDKNKELEAKVLKLNMNSENKVEGLGDLIQKVNLNLASKENLTELKGIGPHLADKIINYRSQEGMFKNLDELKKIKGVGNKLFGELKKLLTY, encoded by the coding sequence ATGAAGAATAAGTTAAAGATATTATTTGTGTCTTCTGAAGTTGCACCTTTTGCTAAAACTGGTGGTTTAGCCGATGTAGCTGGTTCCTTACCCCAAGCTATAAAAGAAGAGGGACATGATATTAGAGTAGTTATGCCTCAATATAGGCAGATTCCATGGGATTATCTCCAAAATTTAGAACACCAGCTTCACTTTAGGACTAGGGTTGGTTGGAGGGATAATTATGTTGGAGTAAATAGTTTGGAAAGAGAGGGAGTAATTAATTATTTTATAGATAATAAGAATTACTTTGATCGCGATAGCCTTTATGATAATAAAGATAAGCATATTCAATTTGCTTATTTCTGCCGTGCTGTATTAGAGATGTTACCTAAAATAAACTTTCAGCCAGATATTATTCACTGTAATGATTGGCAGACTGGTCCATTAAGTATTATGCTTAAAGAAAATTATCAAACCTATGACTTTTATAAAGACATTAAAACAGTCTACACAATTCATAATTTACGTTATCAAGGGGTATTTGGTAAAGAGGTTCTTGATGATGTTTTAGCATTACATTCCAAGTATTGGGATTGGGGAGTGGTTTGCCATGATGACTGTATTAATTATATGAAGATGGGGATTGAGATGTCCGATATGATTACTACAGTTAGTAAAACCTATGCTAGTGAGATTAAAACTCCTTATTTTGGTGAAGGTCTAGACTACGTATTAAGAATGAATGCCGATGATTTATATGGTATTGTCAATGGCATTAGTTATCAGGAGAATGATCCTACTTCTGATAATAGAATCTATGCCAATTATAGTGCAGATAATCTATCAGGCAAATATGAAAATAAGAGAAGGTTACAGGAAGATATGGGCTTACCTATTAGAGAAGATGTTCCAGTTATCAGTTTGATCTCTAGACTTGTTGAGCAGAAAGGGTTAGATTTAATTTCTGCTATTGTCGACGAACTATTACAAGAAGATATACAGTTAATTATTCTAGGTACTGGAGAATATTTTTATGAAGAAATGTTTAAAGATATAGGAAGGCGTTATCCTAATAAAGTAGCAGCAAATATCAGATATGACAGCAATTTAGCACAGAAGATTTATGCTGGAAGTGATATCTTCTTAATGCCGTCTAAGTATGAGCCTTGTGGTCTAGGGCAGTTATTTAGTTTAAGATATGGTACTATACCTCTTGTAAGGGAAACTGGTGGATTGAATGATACTATCAAATCCTATAATGAAGTAACAGGAGAAGGAAATGGATTTACATTTAAAAATTATAATGCCCATGATATGTTATATACAATTCGTAGAGCTATTAATCTTTATCATCAACCAGAATTGTGGGATAAGTTAGTGAGAAGAGCTATGAGTTTTGATTTTAGTTGGAATAAATCTGCTAATGAATATATCGAATTATATTGTAGATTATTAGGGATAAATCAAGAAGAGTTAGATAAAAATAAAGAATTAGAAGCAAAAGTTCTAAAGTTAAATATGAATTCGGAGAATAAAGTGGAAGGTTTAGGAGATTTGATTCAAAAAGTCAATCTTAATCTTGCTAGTAAAGAGAATTTAACTGAGTTAAAAGGGATAGGACCTCATTTAGCAGATAAAATTATTAATTATAGGAGTCAAGAAGGTATGTTTAAAAATTTAGATGAATTAAAGAAGATAAAAGGGGTAGGAAATAAACTTTTTGGAGAGTTAAAGAAGTTATTGACCTATTAA
- a CDS encoding NAD(P)/FAD-dependent oxidoreductase, protein MIQLPQGANLQRIKNGKRSYAITPHISGGLTNAKTLKKIAEVAEKYDCIIKVTSGQQIMLIGLEAEQVEQAWEDLGMKSKDKSGLRCRGIRFCPGTSFCKRGKADSVKLGMALENKYLGMELPSRMKMAVSGCHLSCTAPAIRDIGVIGHEEGFELRIGGAGGHNPSLAKTIAHQLSHEQVLLFVEKIMDYYKEEGKVGERLGEMIDRIGWEEFKEIVIDEKVKNQIRMEHFEELEG, encoded by the coding sequence ATGATTCAATTACCACAAGGGGCAAATTTGCAGCGGATTAAAAATGGCAAGAGAAGTTATGCAATTACTCCCCATATCAGTGGGGGGTTAACCAATGCTAAAACCTTAAAAAAGATTGCTGAAGTGGCAGAGAAATATGATTGTATAATCAAAGTAACATCTGGTCAGCAGATTATGTTAATTGGTTTAGAAGCTGAGCAAGTAGAGCAAGCTTGGGAAGATTTAGGAATGAAGTCTAAAGACAAATCTGGTTTAAGATGTAGAGGTATTCGTTTCTGTCCTGGGACAAGTTTCTGTAAGCGGGGGAAAGCTGATTCAGTTAAGTTGGGAATGGCTTTAGAAAATAAATATTTAGGTATGGAATTGCCTTCAAGAATGAAGATGGCTGTAAGTGGTTGTCATTTATCTTGTACTGCACCAGCTATTAGAGATATTGGTGTAATAGGTCATGAAGAAGGATTTGAATTAAGAATTGGAGGAGCAGGAGGGCATAATCCAAGTCTAGCCAAAACTATTGCTCATCAGTTAAGCCATGAACAAGTTCTATTATTTGTGGAAAAGATTATGGATTATTATAAAGAAGAGGGTAAGGTAGGCGAGAGATTAGGTGAGATGATAGATAGAATAGGTTGGGAAGAGTTTAAAGAGATAGTCATTGATGAAAAGGTTAAGAATCAAATAAGAATGGAACATTTTGAGGAATTAGAAGGATAA
- a CDS encoding NAD(P)/FAD-dependent oxidoreductase, producing MDVKNQGTKKDLLAKGAVLQRDGTYAIAPHSPGGILNPDDLIKIGEIAKKYNAAAVKATSSQRLAIVGLQEEDIDNVWNDLEMDPGYAIGVCVRSIKFCPGTTFCKRGQQDSVGMGMELDKRYHGVELPGKFKMGVSGCVNKCMDTEFRDLGLMGTAKGFHIYAGGHGGVRARLGQVIAEHQTGEDSLQIIDNVINYFKENGNKRERLGEFIDRVGMEEFKDKVLIQ from the coding sequence ATGGATGTGAAGAATCAAGGAACTAAGAAAGATTTATTGGCAAAAGGGGCAGTCTTACAGCGTGATGGAACTTATGCAATTGCGCCCCATAGTCCAGGAGGAATCTTAAATCCTGATGACTTGATTAAGATTGGTGAAATAGCTAAGAAATATAATGCTGCAGCAGTTAAAGCAACTAGCTCACAACGTCTAGCTATTGTAGGGTTGCAGGAAGAGGATATAGATAATGTATGGAATGATTTAGAAATGGATCCAGGATATGCGATTGGTGTCTGTGTTCGAAGTATTAAATTTTGTCCAGGAACTACCTTCTGTAAAAGGGGCCAACAGGACTCTGTAGGGATGGGAATGGAGCTGGATAAGCGTTATCATGGTGTAGAGCTACCAGGTAAGTTTAAGATGGGAGTAAGTGGTTGTGTTAATAAGTGTATGGATACAGAGTTTAGAGATTTAGGATTAATGGGTACAGCTAAAGGTTTTCATATCTATGCAGGGGGTCATGGTGGAGTAAGAGCTAGATTGGGACAAGTTATAGCTGAACATCAGACTGGAGAAGATTCTTTGCAGATTATAGATAATGTAATTAATTACTTTAAAGAGAATGGAAACAAGAGAGAACGCTTAGGAGAATTTATTGATCGGGTTGGGATGGAAGAGTTTAAAGATAAAGTATTGATACAGTAG
- a CDS encoding Crp/Fnr family transcriptional regulator yields the protein MDKIKRIIERFDQFNDLDEKVILAISQKAILRHYHQGEIIFFDGDEVDYLYIVVEGKVKISKFTSSGKEKIIHILEEGDIINEISLDRRKSSITAEMLEAGELILINITSLLRMMEDNFVLTLQLFNSLSLKLRQSYRQLRNLGLKKTGPRVASRLWKLARDYGEKNRQGIKIDLNLSQRELALMIGASRETVSRFLKELEREEVIKVGNTQITILDIERLREWT from the coding sequence ATGGATAAAATTAAAAGAATAATAGAAAGATTTGACCAATTTAATGATTTAGATGAAAAGGTTATCTTAGCTATCTCTCAAAAAGCTATCCTAAGGCATTATCATCAAGGGGAGATAATCTTTTTTGATGGCGATGAAGTTGATTATCTCTATATTGTTGTAGAGGGTAAGGTGAAGATATCTAAATTTACTTCAAGTGGGAAGGAGAAGATAATACATATTCTAGAAGAGGGGGATATTATCAATGAAATCTCTTTAGATAGGCGCAAAAGCTCTATCACTGCAGAGATGTTAGAGGCTGGGGAGCTGATTTTAATTAATATCACCAGCTTATTAAGAATGATGGAAGATAACTTTGTTTTAACTCTCCAGTTATTTAATTCATTATCTTTAAAATTAAGGCAGAGCTATCGTCAATTGAGAAATTTGGGATTAAAGAAGACAGGACCTCGTGTTGCTAGTAGGTTGTGGAAGCTTGCTAGAGATTATGGTGAGAAGAATAGACAGGGGATTAAGATTGATCTAAATTTGAGCCAAAGAGAGTTAGCCTTAATGATTGGTGCTAGTCGGGAGACAGTAAGCCGTTTTTTAAAGGAGCTAGAGCGGGAAGAAGTAATCAAGGTTGGCAATACTCAGATTACCATCTTAGATATAGAGAGATTAAGAGAGTGGACATGA
- the asrC gene encoding sulfite reductase subunit C: MSLNVKEFKKNAYRITKDRGVTALRVRVPGGHLEAKYLTILQEIAETYGDGNLHITTRQGFEITGIPMNMVEEVNKKVAPLIEGMEAGIGVDIGNPEDGYPAAGTRNVSACIGNKVCRYAKYNTTKLAQRIEKNIFPNDYHVKIAVSGCQNDCIKAHMQDFGVLGMDLPVYDAYRCISCGACVKNCQKRATGALEFKNYKVVRDEDKCIGCGECIAKCPTNAWTRDTSKKYYKLLIMGRTGKRNPRLAMPFLEWVTEDAIIDIINKTYDYVDEYIDRSLPKEHVGYIVDRTGFQVFKEYVLEGVELNPECRVAEHIDWPGYKTNVSNNFKKVGK; the protein is encoded by the coding sequence ATGTCATTAAATGTTAAAGAGTTTAAGAAGAATGCTTATCGGATTACAAAGGACAGAGGAGTTACTGCCTTAAGGGTTAGAGTACCAGGGGGGCATTTAGAGGCTAAATATCTAACAATTTTACAAGAGATTGCTGAAACTTATGGAGATGGAAATCTCCATATTACTACCCGTCAAGGCTTTGAGATTACAGGAATTCCGATGAATATGGTAGAGGAAGTAAATAAGAAGGTAGCACCTTTAATCGAGGGAATGGAAGCTGGCATTGGTGTAGATATCGGAAATCCAGAGGATGGTTATCCTGCTGCTGGAACTCGTAATGTATCAGCTTGTATCGGTAATAAGGTCTGCCGTTATGCCAAGTATAATACTACTAAATTGGCTCAAAGAATAGAGAAGAATATTTTCCCTAATGATTATCATGTTAAAATTGCAGTTTCTGGATGTCAAAATGACTGTATCAAGGCACATATGCAGGACTTTGGTGTCTTAGGAATGGACTTACCTGTCTATGATGCTTATCGCTGTATTAGCTGTGGAGCTTGTGTGAAGAACTGTCAGAAGCGAGCAACTGGAGCATTAGAGTTTAAGAACTATAAGGTTGTTCGTGATGAGGATAAATGTATCGGTTGTGGAGAATGTATCGCTAAATGTCCTACCAATGCTTGGACTAGAGATACTAGTAAGAAGTATTATAAGTTATTGATTATGGGGCGTACAGGAAAGAGAAATCCACGTCTAGCTATGCCTTTCTTAGAATGGGTAACTGAGGATGCTATCATCGATATTATCAATAAGACCTATGATTATGTAGATGAGTATATTGATCGTAGCTTACCTAAAGAGCATGTTGGATATATTGTAGATAGGACTGGCTTCCAAGTCTTTAAAGAGTATGTCCTAGAAGGGGTAGAGTTGAACCCTGAATGTAGAGTGGCTGAGCATATCGATTGGCCTGGATATAAGACCAATGTAAGTAATAACTTTAAAAAGGTAGGCAAATAG
- the asrB gene encoding anaerobic sulfite reductase subunit AsrB, with translation MANNPYIPTTVEIISIRPESEVDYTYRLAIDLDVDNGQFVEVSIPKVGECPISVSDFGEGYIDLTIRHVGKVTNQIAHLEVGDKLGIRGPYGNGFPIEEYRGKDLVIAAGGTGLAPVKSIINYFYRNSKEVNSLTLLLGFKNPANILFADEIAKWERADHINVILTVDEGDEDWTGNVGLVTDIVDRVDFDNVANRSVVIVGPPIMMKFTSLEFMKHDIKEEQIWVSFERKMSCGIGKCGHCKMDDTYICVEGPVFNYTKAKNLVD, from the coding sequence ATGGCTAATAACCCATATATACCAACAACAGTAGAGATCATTAGTATTAGACCTGAAAGTGAAGTAGACTACACTTATCGTTTAGCAATAGATTTAGATGTTGATAATGGACAGTTTGTTGAAGTATCTATTCCTAAGGTAGGAGAATGTCCAATCTCAGTCAGTGATTTTGGTGAAGGCTATATAGATTTGACTATTCGCCATGTGGGTAAAGTAACTAATCAAATTGCTCACTTAGAGGTTGGAGATAAATTAGGGATTCGGGGACCTTACGGAAATGGATTTCCAATAGAAGAATATAGAGGAAAGGATTTGGTAATTGCAGCAGGAGGAACTGGTTTGGCACCAGTTAAGAGTATTATCAATTATTTCTATAGAAATTCTAAAGAGGTTAACTCATTAACTCTATTATTAGGTTTTAAAAATCCAGCTAATATCTTATTTGCTGATGAGATTGCTAAATGGGAAAGAGCAGACCATATCAATGTAATCTTAACTGTTGATGAAGGTGATGAGGATTGGACAGGTAATGTAGGATTAGTAACCGATATTGTTGATCGGGTTGATTTTGATAATGTAGCTAATAGGTCAGTTGTTATCGTTGGACCTCCAATTATGATGAAGTTCACTAGTTTAGAGTTTATGAAGCATGATATCAAGGAGGAACAAATCTGGGTATCCTTTGAACGGAAGATGTCCTGTGGAATTGGTAAATGTGGTCACTGTAAGATGGATGATACTTATATCTGTGTCGAAGGACCAGTTTTTAACTATACAAAAGCTAAGAACTTAGTCGATTAA